Within the Nitrospiraceae bacterium genome, the region ACAGGCAAGCACCCCGAGACCTTTCTTGAATGGGAGGAGTTGCCCGTTAAGGCTGCGTTCCCCTTCGGGAAAAATCAAAAGGCTTTTCCTGTTCCGGAGAAGGGCGGCTGAGGCCTTAAGAACATTGACCAGGGGCGTCTCCGGCCCCACGGGAATCACATGGCCCACGCGTGCGACCCATCGACGAAACGGTGATCGAAAAAACGGTTCCCAGCCAAGAATATAAAGTTGTGAAAAGGTGGATGGTGGCACGGTCCCCAAAATAATAAAGGGATCAACAAAACTCAGATGGTTAGCCGCCAGGATAAAGGGTCCCTCCTTGGGGACATGTGTGATACCTTTGACGGTCAATGGGAAGGCTATACGCGAGAGCCGTCCGAGAATAGCCTTGCCTATCTGCCCGATGATTTTATTCCCTCTGGAAAGCGGAGCGAGAACTGTCTTTGTCAAAGCTGGAGGGAGTGGGGTTTCGAAGATCTGATGCCAGGAGGTGATGGTTTCTGTGTCCTCAGCGGGAAATTGCTGGAGAGCCAAGAGCTTGGTCATGACATCACGCACCGTCACGACTTCTCCCATGAACGTTTCCGGGACCGGTCCCAACCGGCTTTCGAGGGCTGCTTGAAATTCGACGCGTTTCAAGGAGTCGAATCCCAAGTCCAGATCCAGGTGATCGTCCAATCGCAGGACGTGGTCGGCTGAAATCAGCCCGACAAGCGTTTGGATAACCGCTTGGCCGATGGGTGTTTGGCGAATCTGCTGGTCGGTCTGAGGTTCTTGCTCCGGTCCGGGTTCAACGGCAGTCTGCTTAGATTGCGTCATGGCCCGAACAAGATGTCGCTGGATTTTCCCTAAGCGCGTGCGTGGGAGGGGTTCTTTGATGAAGGTCACACCACTGATCCGTTTGAAGGAGGGAAGGGTTGCGGCGACATTATTCAACGCATCTTTGATGTAAGTGGCGGAATCATGAATTTTGTGTTCCCGTAAATAATCAAAATTTGGGACAACCACGGCATGAAGATGTTCGCCCTCCTCACCAGCGCGTGGGAGTCCGAGGATACAAATTTCCGCGATCGACGGATTCTGTTGGTATGCCTCTTCCAATTCTTCGGGAAGAATGTTTTTTCCTCCAGGTGTGACGATCAGTTCCTTGATCCGTCCGGTGAGAAACAGGTAGCCGTCTGAGTCCAGATAGCCCAGATCTCCGGTAAAAAACCATCCATCGCGAATAGCTTCAGCCGTTTCAGCCGGTGCTTGGTCATAGCCTTTCATCACATTCGGCCCTCGTACCACCACTTCTCCTATTCCTTCTTCGTTCGGCTGATCGATCCGCACCTCGACACTGGCGAGTGGCGGACCGACGGAACCCGGTTTTAGTCGAGACAAGGAACTGAAGGCAATCACGGGCGCCGTCTCAGTGAGCCCGTATCCTTCCCGAATGGTAAATCCAAGGCTCCCTAAGTCTTTCGAGATTTGTGGATCGAGTTTGGCTCCACCGCAGCACAAAAGACGAAGCGAGGAACCAAATCGGCGGTGAACCGGTGAAAAAAGCTGTCGTCCGGGATTCCAGCGGGTATGGGCTCTCACAAAATCTGACAGGCCGAGTAGGAGCGTGATTAGCGGACGGACGAATGCGGGACGCCGACTGAGTTCTTCAAATATTGACCGACGAATCATGGAAAAAATTTGGGGAACTCCCACTGCGATCGTAATTCCGGTCTCACGGATACATTGCACCAGATCCGGTCCCTTGAGTGAAGATAAGAAGGTCATTCTGGCGCCCAGGAGAATGGGAACGAGGTAGGCAATCATAAAGGGATAGGCATGGTGCAGAGGGAGCATGACTAAAAAATTGTCTTTCGGTCCCGCTAAATCTTTCCCCATAATGTCTTTGGCGTTGGCCATAAAGTTGCGGTGAGTGAGTAGCACGCCTTTGGGTTTTTTGGTGGTGCCAGAGGTATAGAGCAATGAAGCCACGTCGTCCGGATTCACCTCTCTTTTGACAGGCGGTTTCTGCTGTCCTTGTGATATGAGATCTTTCATGGACAGGTGGGGAGATTTGGTGGCGGGATCCATGTTCACGACGGTGATCGTGGT harbors:
- a CDS encoding AMP-binding protein; translation: MQASPIAPTKLPDTIHEAFFALTAIASDHVVMQIKEGESYRQYTYGEVSLLIRGLASSLHEHGLGPGHRVALVAENRPEWVIAHLSILTVGATAVPLDIHMPQEQLLSFLTTSNSRLVFVSSKTMAFIQGIPTTITVVNMDPATKSPHLSMKDLISQGQQKPPVKREVNPDDVASLLYTSGTTKKPKGVLLTHRNFMANAKDIMGKDLAGPKDNFLVMLPLHHAYPFMIAYLVPILLGARMTFLSSLKGPDLVQCIRETGITIAVGVPQIFSMIRRSIFEELSRRPAFVRPLITLLLGLSDFVRAHTRWNPGRQLFSPVHRRFGSSLRLLCCGGAKLDPQISKDLGSLGFTIREGYGLTETAPVIAFSSLSRLKPGSVGPPLASVEVRIDQPNEEGIGEVVVRGPNVMKGYDQAPAETAEAIRDGWFFTGDLGYLDSDGYLFLTGRIKELIVTPGGKNILPEELEEAYQQNPSIAEICILGLPRAGEEGEHLHAVVVPNFDYLREHKIHDSATYIKDALNNVAATLPSFKRISGVTFIKEPLPRTRLGKIQRHLVRAMTQSKQTAVEPGPEQEPQTDQQIRQTPIGQAVIQTLVGLISADHVLRLDDHLDLDLGFDSLKRVEFQAALESRLGPVPETFMGEVVTVRDVMTKLLALQQFPAEDTETITSWHQIFETPLPPALTKTVLAPLSRGNKIIGQIGKAILGRLSRIAFPLTVKGITHVPKEGPFILAANHLSFVDPFIILGTVPPSTFSQLYILGWEPFFRSPFRRWVARVGHVIPVGPETPLVNVLKASAALLRNRKSLLIFPEGERSLNGQLLPFKKGLGVLACELHIPIIPVKIEGSFQVWPPDAKTPQRHPISLTFGEGRTFTPSMIETWRTKGEDPYVAATQLIREAVASL